The genomic stretch AAACAGTTTGTTTTACTGTAGTTGTACTTTAAGAGTGGACAAAATAAAATTCACCTGTACAtatttttaccttcagtaaTTCATTAACATTTCTTCTGGTTGCATAAAATCACTTAATttgaaatataaacagtgcttagGTTCCATTGACTATGTTTAGTGAGAAAAACAGTGGGTGTGCTTTAATATCaataatgtgttggttttatacAATACTTTGGGTCTTTTAGTGCTAAATACAGATATTGGTGGATATTGAGGAGatttttgtataattttctATTGTACAGTCCTGAAGTGCTATCAGCTGGCTCTGAATATTTGGCTATTCGCAGGCACATGCACAGACATGTTTGCAGGTGGTCAAGCCAAAAAAAGGGCACCCATcaccaaaatgaaaaacaaaaacaaaacactgttatACATTTAACTTATGTAGGCTGTGTTACGCATGGATGCTCTTTGTATGAAAAGGCAAGCTTTCAGTGTTTCATCTGTTAAATGTTGTGTTAATTTTGCCCCAAACAACGTCTGTCTGATGCGGCGAATAAGAGGAGAAGTGTGTAGCAGTGGTTTGGCCTGGCACTCAGCACTGCATTAATACTAaccagaggaggaggaaggggcAAGGCATGACCTTGTGCACGCTGGGGATCAGATGGAGGCAGAAATCTCACAAGAACAAGAATAAATGTTTGTCAGATATTAAAACACACTTAAAACACAATAATTTGAAATATTGATGAAAGATTTACAGCAGAAAGGGCACTTTTTTCATCCAGGGCAATAGAGGCCTATCTGTACATATGCCTGGCTATtcgtattttaatttgttttttggataaatgGAATGGATGCTCCATTCCACCCATATTTAACTTGTCAACTTTAAAATCCTGGTAAAAGAGAAGCCTAAAACAATCTAAACACTAAAACAGCCCACTTACAATAAAGCGTGGTGATGCCACAGTTCATTCTGTCAGCCAAGTACCTGAATTTAGACTTCCACAAAGCTCTGGTTAACACAGGCTTACACTGTGCACTGTACTCTTAGTGGCAGTGTATGCACGGATTAGCAAGCGAGGCTAGTGAGCATAACCTGGAGATTGAAATTATAAAAGTTTGATTTCCAAGATGACCCTGAACCCTTAGTACCCAAATATTTGCCAAATATTTATGCTCAATCTCTGAACCCTGAAATTTGACATTCGCAGCCCTAGTGATTTCACAACACTAACAAATAACAATGACTGATCTGAATTGAATACATGAAATGTTTCTCTTAGATGAAATATTtctattgttgttgtttgtaagaaatatattaaaaatgttttttttttttaccaaatattTGCTGATACTGAATTGAATCCTTTTTCATTGTACAGCCCTATTTTAACTGTTATAGTTAATTAGAAAAATTATACAAATCTGTAAAcatacatttgtatttattatatttgcCCTTATACCTTTGCCTTTTTTTCTGCAACACACTGCCTGTTCCTTTCACATTATTGCATACACCAATCACATTCTACATTAAACCCACTCACAGGTAAAGTGAATAATGCTATATTATCTAAAATTATCTGGGTACAGTGCACCATGTCGATGGAGTGGGCTGTATATGGCAGTAAGTGAACAGTCAGTTAATCGAATTTGGTGTTGGTAACAGGACAAACAGTCGGCATAAAGATTTGAGCCACTTTGACAAGGACCAGTGTGTGATGGTCATAATATCTTGGTCAGAGAAGTTCCACTTTGGGAAGAAGGCAAGTCAGTAGAGGCAATTAATTATCTGAGCAATGTCCTACCGGGAATCCTTGTGTCCTAAGAAATGTATCTCCTATCTGTATTCTGaagcacaccaagtccacttcTTTATGGCAATAGTATTCCCAAATAGTAATGTCCTCTTTCAGTAACATAATGTGCCCTGTCACTTTACAAATGCTGTTTAGAAATAATCTGTGgaacatgaaaaaaaatcaaggtGTTGGCTTGGCCTCCTTATACATCCCCATATCTCAATTCAATCCAACAATGGGATGTGCTGGAAAACCAAGACTGATCCATGTAAGTTCCCACTTATAGGACTTAAAGGATCTTCTGGGTCTTGTTACACGAGACACATCAGGTATGatatgggtggtggatcattctctccgctacagtgacactgacatggtgctgttagtgtgtgttgtgaggggATCAGAAACAGTTTGATGCAACTGTGATTATTTAAGCATACTGTAAATATTCTAATGTGTTTAACATCCTGCTGTTGACAGTTAAACCAGTCCTGCAACATTTTCCTCCGCCTCCAGATCAGCTCTACACTTCTTTCGGTTTGACTCTAAAAATGTAAGTGCTTAAAAGTAGCAGTTGGATGTAAAATCCTGAGTGTAAATATGATgaattatgtttgtttgtgtgtgtgtgggtgtgtctatAATTAAATGTCAaggaaaacatgaaaaacaagtCAATTCTATTTACAATATTCACATTATTAGAAATAACGATGCATATAATCATGAGATTAATGTTACATATATACAGCCATATGTATAAGAATATTTTGTTGActttttttacactgaaaaataaaacattctgaAAAGGCATACACTTTTGCTCACCTACTATTTATTCCTTTGTTTTATCTGGCATGATAATATCTGTAGTGTTTCCATTATAATACCTGTagatcagtggcggatgctggtctttcaacgAGGgcgctcaatttcggcctacatcatgaaatgtgttggtttatttatacataaattctaccctccgttcctttataagaaaatgatctgtgaccctgtcgtaccaacaaggcgtcttttccagggacttgactagtgtcctctcaatggccagcagagctaggctgcttaaacagccttggcccatgtgaagtgtgtccgcctgtgctcccacggatctttacacctcaggatcgctgatttgctcatttcgctgtcaatcaaaaagggactcagcctcagacagatcatccaatcatcatgcagaagctgagcgtctgggccagccgaggccagcccactgccccatagacccccaagagacgctgagcgtccgatgggcgggacaaagcccagcatttatccaatgactcgtctcgtttcgctgcttcgctattgaactctgtttaaatcactgtgaagctgcgggaaagattgagaggaaagccatgtctttaccagtgatacgaagctgattctgaacaaaagttgagcgcgttgtagtgcatatttattcaatgacatgtacacacaacagtatatatttgatcacttatttttttacattttaggggaagtggagcttcccttgcagtcttagagcaattgccGCTGCTGTAGATGCATTCGGAAAACACCATGTTAACTGAAGCTGCAGCCTTGCATACTCAGCCAATCCTCCCTCCTTAAGCAGTTCTCTCAGCTGCTTCTGGTGTGTGCAGCTAAAGACCATAACACTTTTTCAACAACTCTGTACTATGCTGACTGTTCAGGCTCCACACTAGGGCAGGCTGTGTTTAAACTGTGGATGCAGTCTAAGATCATCTAATGCTAAAGTCATCTTGGCAGAAACCAGAAACTCATGATGTTTCACTATGTTCTggattttcagtgtttaaaaaatattttgtgattTTGTGAGGGGGCAGGGGAGTGCCATTATATCATGTTAAAATATGAGCTGCATTGTCCAAAATGTATGCCGTGCAATCACTGTTCAAACAGCATTCTTTGTTGAGAGAGATAAAAACCTTAGCACATTGTCTACTGTTAGTTTCATTTTCTGTGTCTATTTATATGAacatattgaaaaaaaatacaaaaaagaaaacataccaTAACTATTTCACAGTCCACATTTCCTCCAGTATGTGAAGTCCAgcaaaattcaccagtgttaaatcaagaccattagtgtaaaaatgtaaattgtcaACACTCTCAATATTAATTTATCACTAACAGTGTGGATTTAACATTGGTGAATTTTTACTGTGTGCACTATAATGTCTATTAGGGGTTTAATAAAGCATTGTGACATGATTAATCTTAGTGCAAAATGTGACAATGTGCCTCATGGAGATATATGTGATAGCTATATCAAATGCTATTTATTTTGCCATTTACTGTTGTTGaattgggcggcacagtggtgcagcaggtagtgtcgcagtcacacagctccagggacctggaggttatggattcgattctcgctccggtgtgaactggataagaggttacagataatgaatgaatgaatgttgttgaATTGTCTAAACGTTTGATgatgcaatatatatattttgcactAGCACATCCATTGCCACACTCCTTTCCTTGTTTACATTGCAGCCGCTTCCATTCTGTGATCATTTCCTAAAATGAAATATCTCTGATTCACAGACTGGAAGGTGCTTTGTTTCTTATGTCTCGTTTCACCtacatatatttgaaaagtagACCATTCAAAGTTtctggtgtgtgtttattatgttcctaaaacaaaaaaaaatctgggagttatttaagttttcattcattaattcattatctttatcccttatccagttcagggtcgatgtgggtccagagcctacctggaatcattggacgcaaggcgggaatacaccctggagggggcgcaggGCAGTTATTTAAGTGTTTCTGCAAAATTTCTGTTTAATCCCGCCCACAGGAGCACTGACTTGAGGGGGTTAGGTTTTTAAAACTAGAAGCATTGCACCTCTTTTAAACTAATAATACCTGTGCAGAGAGTTGACCGCAGTGACCATCTACTCTAAGCACACTGCTGACTTCCCAATGTTTCCCCTAGGATGTTTTTCAGGAGTAGTTGCATATTTTGTATGTTTGTATTACAAATAACTGGCTTTCTTCCTCTGTGTAAATTTTCCAGTTACATGTGACCTACTGTGGTTTCTGTGGTCTTGATATGGCTTTAAAGTTATGTAATACtgtcaaaatgctgtgtagctCACTTcacacatgtttttttttttactgtaaaaaacaaTGTTGGATAATTTAAtctacatctctctcttctttccttgtatctgtcattttaaaaacactctgCAGGAGCTTTAAATGGGATTTCATGAAATTCCATAAAATTCTGAAACAGATGCAGCAACATATACAGAAGAAACCTTGCTTCTCATACCAAAACCAACATAGTACTCAGAGTAGTTGGTCACAGCCGTCAAAAGACCACATCTCTGTGCTTCTAGTGCTTAAAAACAGAGCTAAAATCAGTGGGCTTCTTTGTTTACTTTGATTTAAAGTTATAATTGGTTTACTAAAATATGGTGAAGCTGTTACAATGGCACCACTGCTCTTTTATTTTCAGTTGACAGCAGGGAACTAAAGTTCAGAGTTTTGTACGAGAAAGGTAAATagtattttatctttattcactACTCACAGTCAGTGAATGGAACAAGTTAGCTGCTTCTAAAACCTCTTGAGACAAAGTTATTACATGAAGAGTTTGTCAAGATGCTCCATGATGCCTGAGGTTCTGTTTGAGAACAGGTTTTGTCCTAGAATagaaaaaagaatgaataattCAGGTGTATAAACAGTTTTGGTAAAAACATAGATTTTTACCACTAATTTACTATTTAAAATAGCATTGCATTTGATATTTTGATGTGTACTGTGTCATACTGAACCTCGTGGGCTGGGCATGGCACAATCAAACCAAATTGGACTTTAGGGATCAAACGTGCCTGGGCATGGTATAGATTGCTTGGTGTGAGAGCTCCCTGACAGTATCAGTGATATTTTTAGAATACACaacagatagtgtcgcagtcacacagctccacggacctggaagttgtgggtttgagtctcactccgagtgactgtctgtgaggagtgtggtgtgttctccctgtgtctgtgtgggtttcctcctggtgctcagTTTTCCTTCCATAGTCCCAAAACAGACATTGACAGCTgaattgatgactcaaaaagtgtccgtaggtgtgtgtgtgtgtgtgtgtgtgtcgccctgtgaaggactggtgtcccctctgggatgtgtccctgccttgtgcccagtgattctcggagagctctggacccaccatgaccctgaattggatacgtggttatagacaatgaatgaatgaacaaaggtgaaatgtccaaaatgacCATCTTTCATTGATGTTAGTCTTTCAAAATATCTTAATGTAAGTTGATTTTTATGCATAGTGCCATTTTTTTATTGTGCATGTAAAGAAATAATCTGCTCATGAGATCACAGCACTAACAAAACCTccaaaaaacattcaaatatgCAAAACTTATAAATGCCCAACCTGGTACGTCGAGGTAACCAATAAAACAGGAGAGAAGGGAAAAGCTGCTTTAACTCTGAAGAACTGCTACTGGGGTTTTCaccaagagaaagagaaaggataCTATGTTAATGTTCCTTCTCTGACTCCTGTTCTACTAAGAGAACAGGTCTCAAAGCTGGGGGTGCATTTTAGGCATTTTTATGACTGTGATAAACGCACACAGCTCTACACTTTCCATAATGTGGACCCAGTACTGCCCCTGATACGTTTTAAGCCCCAAAGACAAGCCTCAggaaacaattataataggtCAAACAAATGTCTGAAATGTGGTGATGTGTGATGAATCACTTCAGCAATAGTTACTTTGTTTTATTACAGCTTTCCATTTAAGTGAGGGTTATTTTTAGTCTTTATGTAGTTTTACTGTTAGATAGTTTCATAAActttttggtttaaaaatatatataaaatattttttaaaaaatgcatgcataaaaacaaaaagaaggaAATCTGACAGAGATATGTTCAGATTTTTTGTGTTCTTATGCCAGAACTTAATGTTATGGTAATTAACTGTTGTTTCTGAATAATTCTTGAACTCTAATATATTGTGTTATTTGCTCatttttttcagatattttatatcacactgtgaaactgcataagcaaatttgaaataaaataacaatgtaGTTTGGCATGCAGTTAACATTTTGCTACACAGGTATACATATTCATTACATGTTGACTAAGGTAGATTTTTAGTTTAAGCCGAAATCTAAAGGTTGACTTCGCTGGTGAAAGAGGGAATTTTGTCATGCCCtttatattattatgtatttcTTATACAGACTATGATTTCAATTTCAGAttgttttaaagtgtaaaaaGTCTGTTCACTAAACAATTTCTGGTGAAGTGTTTGACAACAGTTAAGTTATGTTTATACCAAGCAAACAATCTTTAACGTCTCACCATTTAACAGTAAAACAAGCCCTGCAGCATCTTCCTCTGTGTCCAGTATAGCTCTGGACAACAAACTACTCACATTTCAGTCTGATTTCTGACTTGGTGTCACATTTTAAGTATCatagtatgtatatatatatatttaaacattaaattataAACAAAATTTTCATGACTTTGCATGAATATAGTTTTccttgagaaaaaaaaaaaaaaaaaaaaaaaaatatatatatatatatatatatatataatttagttTATAAGGGAACATTTTGAACATATtggaaagaaaaacattaaaatatgctTTCTGTATAAGTTCTGAAAATTTAAGGTTAAGGTTCAGCAAATTGCCCATGCGTTCTCTGCAgagatattttatattttttccattagaaaaacaacaacaacatcaacaaaaaaCTATTTTAAGAAATATCACTGTTTTGCATTTttacatatattacatatattaccTGTGATGTGTCCATTAAAACCAATGGAAAGGAGCCCTTATCTCTTTTGAATTTTACTCGTCGATGGAGGTTGTCTGGGATTTGTTTGTACAGTGATCAAGTTCATCTGTACATTCCTCAGAAAAACACCAGGACGCTGTAGCCTTGCTTCCACAAACATCCCCTCTTTACCTGATCACTTGGTTGAATCTGATGTTTCTGTTGTAACTGCAGGTAAATCCAAGAACACCAAGCTCTGGACCTTCTTCATTAAATCACACTCCAGCTCCAGTGTTCAACAGCTCTTTAAGGTGCTGACTGATCAGGGTATTTAGACTTATCCTGACTTGCTTCCAGATCAGTTTACACCTAAAGCTAAGACTCACTGGCTTTGCAGAAAGGTAGGCTGTATATTTAATCTGTTGCTGCAATCCAAGTCTTTCAAATGAAAAGCTACTTTGAGGAAATCTGTCATGgtattatattatgttttgGCTTTTCATTCCTTTTAgtattttattaaagtgtaaatgtttattaaagtgAAAATAGTAAAATGTGCCTTAATCATTTTACAGTTGACATCTTAAATTAATTGTTAAACTCAGGCAAtcacaaatttaaatataaaagctTCTCTGCTGATAtgtacttattttcacttaaaatcATGTCATCCAAACATTTGTCCAGTGCTTATGTTTGTGTGGAAATGTGCACTGTTATTTGtaatggtgttagagttcagcagcaaatatattaattaattaatacactTGATATGTTTTTCATTTAGTTTTCACTGAACAAGAGCCCTGCAGCAACAATGACTATAAATACAGGTGGGTGTTACAAGCAGGGCTTAGACCTTGGGCATCATCAGGAACATGCATAGATCAGCCATATCAGTAAAAATCCAGTAGATTTTCAGGGTAACAATTTTCTCAGTGAAGTCATTGAAAATTAAGGTGAAATTCTCCATTTTAGATAAACTAAgcagtgaatggaaccagaagTATGCCTCTAAGCTCCTCAAAAGAACTTTTTATATGAAGTGGATTCTTGCATCAAAAACTTtcaaattaattgttttttactACCGTTTTATTATTACGAACAATCAGCATAAACACTCAGGGGACATGTGCAGGTTCACTTGTAGATTTGGGTTATAAATAAATGAGCTATATTTGAAAACTCTGGTTTTGTTGCAGtggtacaaaaaaaaacaaaaaacagtgcttataaaatgtgtgaatTTCACTCTACAACATTGGCATGTGCAATAGGCATCTGTAAAATtctgctttaaaatattttctaataTTGTTTTTCATTAACAGTTATGTTTGTTCTGTTGATGTTTGAACATCTCTGCCGTTCATATGGAGGTAATTCATTTGCAGCACCAATAAAACCACTACAATTCTAATATGTGCACAGCAGATATATAATTTTACGTTTAGGTTGAATATAcactaatataatttaaattaattatccCCTTTTGATATAATAAGTTTTTGTTCTGAACAAACATAAAAAGTATTTGAAACAAATGATCCTTCACTCAACATAAAATCATATACTCTACCCCTTTTGTGGCAGCATCTCTTCCTGTCTTCTCATTGGCTGAGGTTGATGATCAGGTGAACGTTAGCTGTGCATCAGAAGAATGGTCACAAAAGCCCTCCCTCATCTGGAGGGACAAAGGAGGAAGAGAACTTGCAAACAGTTTTGATCAGTATAGAACAGGTTGGTAAATCAAACACATATAAGCTCTTATGACATGCTCCCTATGGTCAcagccaaagctgagataagaTCAGAGTTCTAGAGAACATCAGATGCACCTGAATAAATTATAAGCTAATCTAAAATAAACTAATCTAGTTTTCTAAAGGTGTGTTGAAACCTGGCAGGTTTTTCTTGATTCAAATGAGCCAACGGGTATTTGCTCTGCTACAACCACAGTGAACGCTGCACTCAGTCATcttaaaaacacttaaaaatttGGTCGACATAGACATTTACTAATCAACAACTTACAGTTCATGAgatttgtctctttctctgtctctcagactCTAAACGGTTAGTGAGTGTGAGCTCTTGGCTTCTGTCCTCCCCCTCTGATTCAGAGTGGATCTCCTGTTCTCTGAGATCAGCTGATGGAACGATAAAAGAGGGAAGAGTGATGCCATTTATATCTTCTACAGCAAGTACGTCCCCTAACATTCACTTTAATGCAGTTCAGCGAGTTGCAGTCTAGAGACGTCTGtttatgattattttttcttttaaattatatatcatATTTGATCAGGAGATGCAGCAAAATGGAGGGCCCTCATCGTCTCCCTGGTTATCAGCCTGTGCATGTTAATAATCATGGCCGTACTTATCATCCCCAAGATCAGAGGTAGGAAATGTTCTGTTATCAGTGTAATGTTATTACTCTCCATATATTTGGGGCATACTAATTGGCAATGTTTCTGTAATACAGACCACATTTCCCGAAAAAGTCAAGAGGCCAAATTAGCAGGTAAGACTGAGTGTGATGTTGTTGAAGTTATTATACTTTAACAAAActgccactgggcagcacaatggtgtagcatgtagtgttgcagtcacacagctcaaggggcctctctgggtgactgtttgtgaggagtttggtgtgttctccccgtgtccatgtgggtttcctctggatgatcTGGTTTTCAcatatggtccaaaaacacacgtttgtaggtggattgatgacacaaaagtgtccgtaggtgtgagtgtgtgagtgaatgcatgccaccctgtgaaggactggcgccccctccagggtgtgttcctaccttgtgcctagtatttctgggtgggctctggacccaccacgaccctgaactggataagcggttacagacaatgaatgaataaatgaaaatttcCCACACTAATCATTGCTTTCTTGGTAATTATCACAAAAAATCTAAGATTCAGGTGCTTTTGCTAGAATGGTTTACATTTTGCTTCACATTTACTGAGAGattaaaaagaatatttttaaagaataaattgttgattcattttatttttctctttgtgGTTCTTTAGAAGAGCAAGAAAATCTTGTCGGTGAGCAGATTTGAATACATATCATTTCATTAGTCCATAATTTAATAGGATTAACAATTTTAGTAATAGTTAACAAACCAGCCAGTAAGTTAACTTTGTCTTGTCACATAATAATGCTGATGCTCTAGTTTTTCTTACAAGTTTGTACATGCTGTATAATATTTTGCATTAGtaaatattaacaattaattattaaCTTTCAGTGCAACAACGATATTATGTGATCATCCATGTTTAATCTGAATTGCTTTTAGACGTCACCAACTGGGTGGTTTAAAATAGGATTTACATATTTTAGATATATTCTTCCTTTAAATAAGTTTGTCTCACTAAAATGCTTGATTTAGCTTGTATTTCAATGCAGGATTCAGTTAATACATGACAATTACAAAATGTTATTACCTCACATGCTCTAAAAAACACTTGATTTAATACTTCTTTTTTATGCATGGTAAAAATTAGATAGGCCTGTTATTATACTGTGTAAAGGAATACTATCTATACAATGGTATGAGATTTCCTCATTCGTTTAACAGAGCTCACTTTAAAAATAtggcatttattttaaagaatatttttaaCCTTTCTCAGGCCCAGGAATTGATATGCAAGAAACAGAAATAGAAGAACCTGAAACCCCAGGTAAGTtaacataataacaataacaagcTAATTATGATAAAATGTCTACTTGGAAATAATGTGTTGCATGAAACCCCTCattgattttaaattaaatgtctaATTATACCACGATCCTGAAGTCGATGAACGGggaaacaatgaatgaatgaatgaataaaggaatGTTTAATGTTGAATCTGAATTCAGTTTTATTGAAAAAACTAACATATGATATTTGCTTTGAACCACTGCAGAAACAGTTGAccaagaaacaaacacagaaaaagaaTTTACAGGTAAAATTATACCGTTAATAGAGTTTACTCATTttagttaaaaatataaatgttttttgcttgattttttttatatatctacTCTTTCAACAtgcactcttttttttctttgcagacTGGGAATATATGCTTGCATGCAAAGGTAATGTATTTACTCAGAATATTAAGCAATGTAGGCATCACTGAACTCATATTATTACCTTAAGCCTACGCTTCtttctaaaatattaaaatacagtgTTAAAATAACCAAACTTCTGTTGTGAACATATTGATATCATCATGAGTATAGAAGGAAAGCAGACAGCTAATGCTACATCTAGTATACTgagtattttactgtaacttCATAACAATGCAGAGAATGATTtacttaaagaaaataaatgattcATCAGAAGGAGACTAAAATATATTGtgctatttttaaaaacaaaatgagacAAATTTAAGGTTTCAAAGGGAATATATACCAACACCTCACAATCTCACAGCTCCTGGTCAGAAGGGGATTTTTATGTATTGAACCACACTGCTCAGGTGTGTGACTATATGGTTTATTTGTCTAATGTATGCTGGCTACTGTAGTGAGTGAACACTGGTTAGTAAGCttagataatattttattttgtaggtctttaatgtcaaatatttttttttaatattacagtGGCTATTAGACCAGATGCATCAACATCACGACTTGTGGAAGTTGGAAAGGATGGCTCAAGGATAACTCGTAAATCAAACAAATCGGATGACACAGAATTCGTTCATATTCTCTGTCAAGAGAGGCTCCGTACAGGGCAGTATTACTGGGTGATCACAGCCCTGACAGAAGCACCACATAAAAAGATAGGCACCTATAAATGCCCAACATCCTGGTATGTGGGAGTAACAAATGTTCCTTTACCTCAAGAATATGACACAGCAAAAATCAACAAGTTTCCTTTAACTCCAGAGAATGACTTCTGGGTTCTTCATTACGAAGCAGAGATAGGTTACTACGTTTATGACCCATCTATGTCTCCCGTTGTCgttaaacagtgtttctcaaaaCTGGGAGTGTTTTTAGACTGCGACAATCACAAACTCTCTTTTTATGATtttgataaacacacacacctctacacttTCTATAACGTGGATTCAAGACTGCCACTGACTCCAGTTTTAAGCCCCGGAGACAAACCTCAGGAAACAATTATAATATGTCAAGAAAACGGTCTAAAACCGTGTAATGAATCTTACCCACTGTATGAACCAAGTGCTGGAGCACAGAACTAAGATCATTTCTCCAGGTCGGAACGCATTATTCTTCATATTATTCACTAGAAACTGAAATCTAATCTTAAATTGTTATAGATTGAAAGTTTGAAGGTTTGGCTGTgtcaacacacaacacaaaaaaaaaaaagaaaatgtctgtATGTTGGCTCCTGACGTTTTGGGTCACTTAAAACTGAGGTtttcaaaatataaatgcaGAGGAAGAGAAGCTGATACAGAGAGAATGAAGtgtgaggaaaaaataaaaagttaagaGAAAGTAAAATTTTTGAGTCGTTTTCATGTATACGTGGTTACTTTTTGAAAATGCTGTTTTGTAGCATGtattttgtgctgtttttaaTAAGTCCTGTGTGTTCTATTTAAACCTCATGATGTAACCtaaacacaaaaccaacaataataataatattaactcCTGGAACTCTAGCTATTTTGGATTTggttattccttttttttttgtcagtgcctctttcagttgcttttaaacagtaattatgtgacatagccatattcaacatgctgtttttcttt from Hoplias malabaricus isolate fHopMal1 chromosome 2, fHopMal1.hap1, whole genome shotgun sequence encodes the following:
- the LOC136687766 gene encoding butyrophilin subfamily 3 member A3-like; the protein is MTINTVMFVLLMFEHLCRSYGASLPVFSLAEVDDQVNVSCASEEWSQKPSLIWRDKGGRELANSFDQYRTDSKRLVSVSSWLLSSPSDSEWISCSLRSADGTIKEGRVMPFISSTARDAAKWRALIVSLVISLCMLIIMAVLIIPKIRDHISRKSQEAKLAEEQENLVGPGIDMQETEIEEPETPETVDQETNTEKEFTDWEYMLACKVAIRPDASTSRLVEVGKDGSRITRKSNKSDDTEFVHILCQERLRTGQYYWVITALTEAPHKKIGTYKCPTSWYVGVTNVPLPQEYDTAKINKFPLTPENDFWVLHYEAEIGYYVYDPSMSPVVVKQCFSKLGVFLDCDNHKLSFYDFDKHTHLYTFYNVDSRLPLTPVLSPGDKPQETIIICQENGLKPCNESYPLYEPSAGAQN